In Lasioglossum baleicum unplaced genomic scaffold, iyLasBale1 scaffold0899, whole genome shotgun sequence, one DNA window encodes the following:
- the LOC143220398 gene encoding vascular endothelial growth factor A-like has product LLGKIGETEERSNTEIPVPATCKPELQTVQLHPDTDTTSIYFPTCIRINRCGGCCYNSLLSCQPTVTETRNFEIYVMTTNHHKGLVYKSKRIVPVEEYTQCECNCKVKEDHCNKKQTYVPESCECQCNNVDEKKKCNESDKKVWNSDLCSSSCREVRQCSTGLYFDQNTCRFFICRQSQISRPWLIPTRRVDYGFEYAEKSDNVSPVIIALDPDDPRRKPKPDSEFK; this is encoded by the exons CTTCTAGGTAAAATCGGAGAAACCGAAGAACGATCGAACACAGAGATACCAGTCCCAGCAACGTGTAAACCTGAATTACAAACGGTTCAACTACACCCAGACACCGACACCACCAGCATATACTTCCCCACCTGCATACGAATCAACAGGTGCGGAGGTTGTTGCTACAATTCCCTCCTCTCTTGCCAGCCAACAGTAACCGAGACACGAAATTTCGAG ATCTACGTGATGACTACCAACCACCACAAAGGATTAGTATATAAAAGTAAACGCATTGTACCAGTAGAAGAGTACACGCAATGCGAGTGCAACTGCAAAGTAAAGGAGGAT CATTGCAACAAAAAGCAGACTTATGTACCAGAGTCGTGTGAGTGTCAGTGCAACAACGTCGACGAAAAGAAGAAATGCAACGAAAGCGACAAGAAAGTCTGGAATTCAGATCTTTGTAGCAGCTCATGTAGAGAAGTACGGCAGTGCAGTACTGGCTTATATTTCGACCAAAATACGTGCAGGT TTTT CAT ATGTAGGCAGTCGCAAATATCTAGACCTTGGCTAATACCTACAAGAAGAGTCGATTACGGATTTGAGTATGCAGAGAAATCAGACAATGTATCACCAGTAATAATTGCATTAGACCCCGATGATCCTAGGAGAAAACCTAAACCAGACTCAGAATTCAAATGA
- the LOC143220399 gene encoding LOW QUALITY PROTEIN: uncharacterized protein LOC143220399 (The sequence of the model RefSeq protein was modified relative to this genomic sequence to represent the inferred CDS: deleted 2 bases in 1 codon), which translates to MESQTQAISFSNSYFALVDGLASGLETQLSRDVVLDWFGRTIKGSKKVASFMEAHMVNTWHIFSRIVPTSSIFHHRQESVKNANDADSESDYLSEGDLCNLFKFEISPANIEEIEQSINRIKLEEDMAPTVERECSEEDGHVNVEAHGNYVEADGEIELSRKFWKPDIRHTYFSATSNFHTWRRPCKLQIAYSILTECPALDPLCETTRDTVPKDRLPSLTEINEITNRLVPNTNDFDGLLRTIDFVEDRKGILKSLEIVMAKDHRAPLFTLQCVKDKLVFNKPCVNVDVCNEENKRKFVFKYQIHLIIYEDSQKCKTKKLSRNPKE; encoded by the exons ATGGAGAGTCAGACGCAAGCcatttcgttctccaacagctACTTCGCTTTGGTCGACGGTCTTGCTTCCGGCTTGGAGACCCAGCTCTCGAGGGACGTGGTGCTCGATTGGTTCGGCAGGACGATCAAAGGTAGCAAGAAAGTGGCTTCCTTCATGGAGGCTCACATGGTGAATACCTGGCACATATTCTCGCGAATCGTGCCGACCAGCAGCATC TTTCATCATCGCCAAGAAAGCGTGAAAAATGCGAATGACGCAGACAGCGAATC AGACTATTTGAGCGAGGGTGATCTCTGTAATCTTTTCAAGTTCGAGATCTCGCCAGCGAACATAGAAGAGATCGAGCAGAGCATTAATAGGATAAAATTGGAAGAGGACATGGCACCAACCGTCGAGAGAGAGTGTAGCGAAGAAGATGGCCACGTTAACGTCGAGGCA CACGGTAATTACGTGGAGGCAGACGGCGAAATCGAGTTGTCACGGAAATTTTGGAAACCAG ATATTCGACACACGTATTTCTCGGCAACGAGCAATTTTCACACGTGGAGGCGGCCAtgcaaattgcaaattgcatattcCATTCTGACCGAATGCCCAGCCTTGGATCCACTTTGCGAAACTACGCGCGACACCGTGCCCAAAGACAGATTGCCCAGTCTCACGGAGATAAATGAAATTACCAACAGGCTGGTACCGAACACCAACGATTTCGATGGTCTCCTCAGGACTATCGACTTTGTCGAGGATCGCAAAGGCATTCTGAAGAGCCTGGAAATAGTGATGGCTAAAGACCATCGTGCTCCTTTATTCACGCTCCAATGCGTGAAGGACAAGCTCGTCTTTAATAAACCGTGCGTGAACGTGGACGTTTGCAACGAGGAGAAtaagagaaagttcgttttcaaGTATCAGATTCATCTGATAATATACGAGGACAGTCAAAAGTGCAAGACGAAGAAATTATCCAGAAATCCGAAAGAGTGA